One region of Spiroplasma culicicola AES-1 genomic DNA includes:
- the ispH gene encoding 4-hydroxy-3-methylbut-2-enyl diphosphate reductase — protein MNVFRVTPRGFCLGVVKSIKMAKEALKQYPDKNIYMIGLLVHNKIVVKELEEQGIKVIDDWKKSRLEIIKTIPKDSVVVFSAHGTNMEVVKAAAELGLICVDTKCEWVLETEVLIKKYLQDDYQVIFIGKHHHPETIALTSIDQNNVHLVTNIEEVELLNLDSDKIFITNQTTLSILDTQVIYNAIKQKYPQSLYKNDICEATLVRQQAVLDLDPNKIDLLYVVGDERSNNTLKLVELSEQKGIKTLRIDSKEDIDLEDLKNIETVAVTAGASTSSIVQNNVIRYLEALEIEK, from the coding sequence ATGAATGTATTTAGAGTTACACCAAGAGGTTTTTGCTTAGGTGTTGTAAAATCAATTAAAATGGCAAAAGAAGCTTTAAAACAATATCCTGATAAAAATATTTATATGATTGGTCTACTTGTACACAACAAAATTGTTGTTAAAGAATTAGAAGAACAAGGGATTAAAGTAATTGATGATTGAAAAAAATCGCGCTTAGAAATCATTAAAACAATTCCTAAAGATAGTGTTGTTGTTTTTTCAGCTCATGGAACTAATATGGAAGTTGTTAAAGCAGCAGCAGAACTTGGATTAATTTGTGTTGATACAAAATGTGAATGAGTTTTAGAAACTGAGGTCTTAATCAAAAAATATTTACAAGATGACTATCAAGTAATTTTTATAGGAAAACATCATCACCCTGAAACAATTGCTTTAACAAGTATTGATCAAAATAATGTACATCTTGTTACTAATATTGAAGAGGTTGAATTATTAAATCTTGATAGTGATAAAATCTTTATTACAAATCAAACTACTCTTTCAATTTTAGATACACAAGTAATTTACAATGCGATCAAACAAAAATATCCCCAAAGTTTATATAAAAATGATATTTGTGAAGCCACATTAGTTAGACAACAAGCAGTATTAGATTTAGATCCCAATAAAATAGATTTATTATATGTTGTTGGTGATGAAAGAAGTAATAATACTTTGAAATTAGTTGAATTAAGTGAACAAAAAGGCATTAAAACTTTAAGAATTGATTCTAAAGAGGACATTGATTTAGAAGACTTAAAAAATATTGAAACAGTTGCAGTTACAGCTGGGGCTTCTACTTCAAGTATTGTGCAAAATAATGTGATCAGATATTTAGAAGCTCTTGAAATAGAAAAATAA
- a CDS encoding Nif3-like dinuclear metal center hexameric protein, which yields MSKIKANNLMNYLNDLFPQSKAAEWDTVGLQLEEVYNLASQDEIENIVVCLDVTTEVVQKAIELKSNFIISRHPFIFKTLEEEMLNPAKKRIYDLCLEHEIQIFSIHTNYDSSESQNLIELLESQLNIKSHEKFGELNEGFKIKLLREVTLNELIEKLKFIFGRKNTLLTKNSDLEKFVSKFYLTPGSGADTMLNMQLTDCVFITGDAKWNEWLYADQNNIDMFILGHYMENHFIDDIKNKIYKTFNDEVNVYAFDIRNTFRYV from the coding sequence ATGTCAAAAATTAAAGCAAATAATTTAATGAATTATTTAAACGATCTTTTTCCGCAATCTAAAGCAGCAGAATGAGATACAGTGGGTTTACAATTAGAAGAAGTTTATAATCTTGCAAGTCAAGATGAAATTGAAAATATTGTTGTGTGCTTAGACGTTACAACTGAAGTTGTGCAAAAAGCAATTGAATTAAAATCAAATTTTATCATTTCACGTCATCCATTTATTTTTAAAACTTTAGAAGAAGAAATGTTAAATCCTGCTAAGAAAAGAATTTATGATTTATGTCTTGAGCATGAAATTCAGATTTTTTCAATTCATACAAATTATGATAGTAGTGAATCACAAAATTTAATTGAATTGTTAGAGAGTCAATTAAATATTAAATCACATGAAAAATTTGGTGAATTAAATGAAGGATTTAAAATTAAACTATTAAGAGAAGTTACTCTTAATGAATTAATTGAAAAGCTAAAATTTATTTTTGGAAGAAAAAACACACTTTTAACTAAAAATTCAGATTTAGAAAAATTTGTTTCAAAATTTTATTTAACACCAGGTTCAGGAGCAGATACAATGCTAAATATGCAATTGACAGATTGTGTATTTATTACTGGGGATGCTAAATGAAATGAGTGATTATATGCAGACCAAAATAATATTGATATGTTCATTTTAGGTCATTACATGGAAAACCACTTTATTGATGATATTAAAAATAAAATTTACAAAACATTTAATGATGAAGTAAATGTTTATGCTTTTGATATTAGAAATACATTTAGATATGTTTAA
- a CDS encoding tRNA (adenine(22)-N(1))-methyltransferase: MSFLTPRLFAIASMVSYGEVVADIGTDHAYLSIYLAKDSKAVKIYATDINEKPLQTAKNNILSFGVKDKVETILANGIEWTKEQDIKINSCIIAGMGSTTILDILKMDNNNIDCYIISSNTGVEPIRQWAKQKKYFIESESIIIDNEIIYEIIKINKFAGQKIKSKQDLLFGPILKKDTTNQLFVQKWMSEEQKIMELIKQIPKKEKKVKLLKQKQKLISKMLKKETR; this comes from the coding sequence ATGAGTTTTTTAACACCAAGACTATTTGCAATTGCAAGTATGGTATCATATGGTGAAGTTGTAGCAGATATTGGAACCGATCATGCTTATCTGTCTATATATTTGGCAAAAGATTCAAAAGCAGTTAAAATTTATGCAACAGATATTAATGAAAAACCCTTACAAACAGCTAAAAATAATATTTTAAGTTTTGGGGTTAAAGATAAAGTTGAAACAATTTTGGCAAATGGAATCGAATGAACAAAAGAACAAGATATTAAAATTAATTCTTGTATTATTGCAGGAATGGGTTCAACTACAATTCTAGATATTTTAAAGATGGATAATAACAATATTGATTGTTATATTATTTCTTCAAATACTGGAGTTGAACCAATTAGACAATGGGCAAAACAAAAAAAATATTTCATTGAATCTGAAAGCATTATTATTGATAATGAAATTATTTATGAAATCATTAAAATAAATAAATTTGCAGGCCAAAAAATTAAATCAAAACAAGATTTATTGTTTGGTCCAATTCTTAAAAAAGACACTACAAATCAATTATTTGTTCAAAAATGAATGAGTGAAGAACAAAAAATTATGGAATTGATTAAACAAATTCCTAAAAAAGAAAAGAAAGTTAAACTACTTAAGCAAAAACAGAAATTAATTTCTAAAATGCTTAAAAAGGAGACTAGATAA
- a CDS encoding sigma-70 family RNA polymerase sigma factor — protein sequence MEELNMAINIKKFETMEEFKEYLFNYLEKNDNEISQEEIQEVIFKKFRDVEDDEIGELFQELANKNVTFTDELLDEEDLESLAADDDEEESDDEEDGESASELAEGFAKRKKAQKDLKKANENNGPVKYRVGGISNETKIQDIIKSYFNQIGSSKILTKDEEVEYAKMLEDSDPDIAKEGRDKLITSNLKLVISVARKHLNRGLDFADLIEEGNIGLMKAVDKFDYTKGFKFSTYATWWIRQAITRAIADQARTIRIPVHMVETINKLARIERQLTQELGREPTSKEVAKKFGKGITPQKVIEIKKLSIEPVSLEKPFGDEDDTHFGDFVEDKDISSPDEYAEKEALREVIDDVFAEILQPREEKVIRMRFGILPTKLRTLVRLAEDCEDDTYQELRDTISKLDIHYDTSIEKIQRYANPMIQLHLSKYDSPKTLEEVGKELKVTRERIRQIEAKTIRKFKPSASNPKAKVLRDFFKG from the coding sequence GTGGAGGAATTAAACATGGCAATTAATATTAAAAAATTTGAAACAATGGAAGAATTTAAGGAATATCTTTTTAACTATTTAGAAAAGAATGACAATGAAATTTCACAAGAAGAAATTCAAGAAGTTATTTTTAAAAAGTTTAGAGATGTTGAAGATGATGAAATAGGAGAACTATTTCAAGAGTTAGCAAATAAAAATGTTACTTTTACAGATGAATTATTAGATGAAGAAGACTTAGAAAGTTTAGCAGCAGATGACGATGAAGAAGAATCAGATGATGAAGAAGATGGTGAATCTGCAAGTGAATTAGCAGAAGGATTTGCTAAGAGAAAAAAAGCACAAAAAGATTTAAAGAAAGCAAATGAAAATAATGGACCTGTTAAATACAGAGTTGGGGGAATTAGTAATGAAACTAAGATCCAAGACATTATTAAATCTTACTTTAATCAAATTGGTTCATCAAAAATCTTAACAAAAGATGAAGAAGTTGAATATGCAAAAATGTTAGAAGATTCAGATCCTGACATTGCAAAAGAAGGAAGAGATAAATTAATTACTTCTAACTTAAAACTTGTAATTTCTGTTGCAAGAAAACATTTAAATCGTGGATTAGATTTTGCAGATTTAATCGAAGAGGGAAATATTGGTTTAATGAAAGCTGTTGATAAATTTGACTATACTAAAGGGTTTAAATTCTCAACATATGCAACATGATGAATTCGTCAAGCAATTACAAGAGCGATTGCAGATCAAGCAAGAACAATTCGTATTCCAGTTCATATGGTTGAAACTATTAACAAATTGGCAAGAATTGAAAGACAATTAACTCAAGAATTAGGAAGAGAACCTACTTCAAAAGAAGTGGCCAAAAAATTTGGTAAAGGAATTACACCTCAAAAAGTTATTGAAATCAAAAAATTATCAATTGAACCAGTTAGTTTAGAAAAACCATTTGGAGATGAAGATGACACTCACTTTGGAGACTTTGTTGAGGATAAAGATATTTCATCTCCAGATGAATATGCAGAAAAAGAAGCATTAAGAGAAGTAATTGATGATGTTTTTGCAGAAATCTTACAACCAAGAGAAGAAAAAGTTATTAGAATGCGTTTTGGAATTTTACCTACAAAATTAAGAACTTTAGTTCGTCTTGCAGAAGATTGCGAAGATGATACTTATCAAGAATTAAGAGATACTATTTCAAAATTAGATATTCATTATGATACATCAATTGAAAAAATTCAAAGATATGCAAATCCAATGATTCAATTGCATTTATCAAAATATGACTCACCAAAAACTTTAGAAGAAGTTGGAAAAGAATTAAAAGTTACACGTGAAAGAATTAGACAAATTGAAGCAAAAACAATTCGTAAATTCAAACCGTCAGCTTCAAATCCAAAAGCTAAAGTTTTAAGAGATTTCTTTAAAGGTTAA
- the dnaG gene encoding DNA primase produces MAINQSQIDGLLNKVSIVDVIGKYIDIQKKGRNYLSVCPFHDDSDPSMHISPDKRIFKCFVCGTGGNVITFVQEFNNVTFFKAVSLIAKEYKIKIDGLKEFDDKPKFTSEEAKLFNINKEAVNFFTGMMISNYAKRARSYLNTRKIVKNELSKFDIGYCPSEVSLYDYLIKMGYDKKIIAASGLIYSKGVSNKCFFEKRIIFPICDEENNVIGFSGRAFLEGDEPKYKNSIENLIFKKSQLAYNFYNAKKDIRIKNEVLILEGFMDVISLQRININNAIAIMGTSFTDFHVKLLSKVTKNFKLFLDGDKAGVNAALKTAMFLMDKKINVTIIYNQTNKDPDELVVAGEKNLITQMIENALHPIDFAIEFFKKDLNLNDSLNIQEFVNKIVDLINHEQSQIMRDISINKLSQITNIDRETIMTMVKNKGISLNQPVEAHQPMDDFVEQMYIPNDADYVDDGFHMDGYYEPVENHVSTPENKPTVNNDLKTQNIFNAINKSKFSKNLSEASIILELLKSDEYLELIENNINKFFNKNIRIIAKFIIEKYKQNSYSGNDFELIASELAKIDKKLYELIFQLNNILFLAKAENKAAERIEDMFRTIEIYSLWTEVEEYQLKMKETIDHQLKMTYLIRIEELMKSIKKLEDKWRN; encoded by the coding sequence ATGGCAATTAATCAATCACAAATTGATGGATTATTAAATAAAGTCAGTATAGTTGATGTCATTGGAAAATATATTGATATTCAAAAAAAAGGGCGAAACTATCTTTCTGTTTGTCCATTCCATGATGATTCAGACCCATCAATGCATATTTCTCCCGACAAACGCATTTTTAAATGTTTTGTTTGTGGAACTGGGGGAAATGTAATCACATTTGTTCAAGAATTTAACAATGTAACATTCTTTAAAGCAGTTAGTTTAATTGCAAAAGAATACAAAATTAAAATTGATGGATTAAAAGAATTTGATGATAAACCAAAATTTACATCAGAAGAAGCTAAATTATTCAATATTAATAAAGAAGCTGTAAACTTCTTTACTGGAATGATGATTTCCAATTATGCAAAACGAGCAAGAAGTTATTTAAATACAAGAAAAATTGTTAAAAATGAACTGTCAAAGTTTGACATTGGATATTGTCCTAGTGAAGTTAGTTTATATGATTATTTGATTAAAATGGGATATGATAAAAAAATAATTGCAGCATCTGGTTTGATTTATTCAAAAGGTGTTTCAAATAAGTGTTTTTTTGAAAAACGTATTATATTTCCAATATGTGATGAAGAAAATAATGTAATTGGGTTCTCTGGAAGAGCTTTTCTTGAAGGAGATGAACCAAAATATAAAAATAGTATTGAAAACTTAATCTTTAAAAAATCACAACTGGCCTATAATTTCTATAATGCTAAAAAAGATATTAGGATTAAAAATGAAGTTTTAATTCTTGAAGGTTTCATGGATGTTATTAGTTTGCAAAGAATTAATATTAATAATGCAATTGCAATTATGGGAACAAGCTTTACAGATTTTCATGTTAAGCTGTTGTCAAAAGTTACTAAAAACTTTAAATTATTTCTTGATGGAGATAAAGCAGGAGTAAATGCTGCATTAAAAACAGCAATGTTTTTAATGGATAAAAAAATTAATGTTACTATTATTTATAACCAAACCAATAAAGATCCCGATGAACTTGTGGTGGCTGGTGAAAAAAACTTAATTACTCAAATGATTGAAAATGCATTACATCCAATTGACTTTGCAATTGAGTTCTTTAAAAAAGACTTAAATCTCAATGATTCACTAAATATTCAAGAATTTGTAAATAAAATTGTGGATTTAATAAATCATGAGCAAAGTCAAATTATGCGTGACATTTCAATTAACAAATTAAGTCAAATTACAAATATCGATCGTGAAACTATTATGACTATGGTCAAAAATAAAGGAATATCTTTAAATCAACCAGTAGAAGCGCATCAACCAATGGATGACTTTGTTGAACAAATGTATATTCCAAATGATGCAGATTATGTTGATGATGGTTTTCATATGGATGGCTATTATGAACCTGTGGAAAATCATGTTAGTACACCAGAAAATAAACCAACTGTAAATAATGATTTGAAAACACAAAATATTTTTAATGCAATTAATAAATCAAAATTTTCAAAGAATTTATCAGAAGCATCAATCATTTTAGAACTCTTAAAAAGTGATGAGTATCTTGAATTGATTGAAAATAATATTAATAAATTTTTCAATAAAAATATTCGTATTATTGCAAAATTTATTATTGAAAAGTATAAACAAAATTCATACAGTGGTAATGATTTTGAACTCATTGCCAGTGAATTAGCAAAAATCGACAAGAAGTTATATGAACTCATTTTTCAATTAAACAATATTTTATTTTTAGCAAAAGCAGAAAATAAAGCAGCTGAACGTATTGAAGATATGTTTAGAACAATTGAAATATATAGTCTATGAACAGAAGTTGAAGAATATCAATTAAAAATGAAAGAAACAATTGATCATCAATTAAAAATGACTTATTTAATTCGAATTGAAGAATTAATGAAGTCAATTAAAAAATTGGAAGACAAGTGGAGGAATTAA
- a CDS encoding glycine--tRNA ligase has product MKLEMEKLIAHLKSQGFVFQGSEIYGGLANSWDYGPLGAEVKNKLKKLWWDFFVKRNPYNIGLDSSIILNPKVWEASGHLGNFNDPLIDCKSCKSRWRADKLIEEKFTDLNVGGWSNEQLEKFIQENAIICPKCQKNDFTQIRQFALMFKTHQGVVEDEGSVVYLRPETAQGIFVQYKNSQRTLRKKLPFGIGQIGKSFRNEITPGNFIFRTREFEQMELEFFFAPQDEKDWFQYWLDKVVYFLENVVKFDKDNFVLREHEKDELAHYAKRTVDIEYKFPFGTGELWGIAHRSDFDLSQHQKVSGQDLTYLDPNTNEKYLAHVIEPSVGVERMMLAIFCQSYEEEQLENGERIVMKLPYTLAPYTVAVMPLQKQQKDEAFKIFEEILEDFDATFDETGNIGKRYRRQDAIGTPYCITVDFDTENDHCVTVRNRDTMEQERVSIAELKTYLGNKLS; this is encoded by the coding sequence ATGAAATTAGAAATGGAAAAACTAATTGCACATTTAAAAAGCCAAGGTTTTGTATTTCAAGGTTCAGAAATCTACGGGGGTTTAGCTAACTCATGAGATTATGGTCCTTTAGGAGCCGAAGTTAAAAATAAACTTAAAAAATTATGATGAGATTTCTTTGTCAAAAGAAATCCATATAACATTGGATTAGATTCATCAATTATATTAAATCCAAAGGTTTGAGAAGCTAGTGGACATTTAGGAAACTTTAATGACCCTTTAATTGATTGTAAAAGCTGTAAGTCACGTTGAAGAGCAGATAAATTAATTGAAGAAAAATTTACAGATCTAAATGTTGGGGGATGAAGTAATGAGCAACTTGAAAAATTTATTCAAGAAAACGCTATTATTTGTCCTAAATGTCAAAAAAATGACTTTACTCAAATTAGACAATTTGCTTTAATGTTTAAAACTCATCAAGGTGTTGTTGAAGACGAGGGTTCAGTTGTTTATTTACGTCCTGAAACTGCTCAAGGGATTTTTGTTCAATATAAAAATAGTCAAAGAACTTTAAGAAAAAAACTACCATTTGGAATTGGCCAAATTGGTAAATCATTTAGAAATGAAATTACTCCAGGTAACTTTATTTTTAGAACAAGAGAATTTGAGCAAATGGAGTTAGAATTTTTCTTTGCTCCGCAAGATGAAAAAGATTGATTTCAATATTGATTAGATAAAGTCGTTTATTTCTTAGAAAATGTTGTTAAATTTGATAAAGATAATTTTGTTTTAAGAGAACACGAAAAAGACGAATTGGCACATTACGCTAAAAGAACTGTTGATATAGAATATAAATTTCCATTTGGAACAGGTGAATTATGGGGAATCGCTCATCGTTCTGACTTTGACTTAAGTCAACATCAAAAAGTTAGTGGTCAAGATTTAACTTATTTAGATCCAAATACTAATGAAAAATACTTAGCTCATGTAATTGAACCAAGTGTTGGAGTTGAAAGAATGATGTTGGCCATCTTTTGTCAAAGTTATGAAGAAGAACAACTTGAAAATGGTGAAAGAATTGTAATGAAATTGCCTTACACTCTTGCACCATACACTGTTGCTGTTATGCCACTTCAAAAACAACAAAAAGATGAAGCATTTAAAATATTTGAAGAAATTCTTGAAGATTTTGATGCAACATTTGATGAAACAGGAAACATTGGAAAAAGATATCGTCGTCAAGATGCAATTGGTACACCATATTGTATTACTGTAGATTTTGATACTGAAAATGATCATTGTGTTACTGTTAGAAATCGTGACACAATGGAACAAGAACGAGTAAGTATTGCTGAATTAAAAACTTATTTAGGCAATAAATTATCTTAG
- the recO gene encoding DNA repair protein RecO has protein sequence MGALKIEGIIFRSEDFEESAKLLQVFSKQYGLLNIYAPGVNKEASKNKYSVQTLSLSEFEIFKARSETKFSKLKTGNLINNFGQISKNYQNYIYMSVLVNVLSQLLEYGQKKNLIYNAFKTVIININNNHQAFINYVMFLLYYVQNSEYKMRLDRCSRCKKNDQKMVRFEYSDKTLICKRCLWPEETIQTESFVDIFYIQSKLGFLKMLEFNYHFDDLIALHIFLIDYLNNDLGVFIVNLDYLKKSALMKLNDNKMLKYK, from the coding sequence ATGGGAGCTTTAAAAATTGAAGGAATTATTTTTAGAAGTGAAGACTTTGAAGAAAGTGCAAAATTATTGCAAGTATTTTCAAAACAATATGGACTTTTGAATATTTACGCTCCTGGAGTTAATAAAGAAGCATCTAAAAATAAATATTCTGTTCAAACACTTTCTTTAAGTGAATTTGAAATTTTTAAAGCTAGAAGTGAGACTAAATTTAGTAAATTAAAAACAGGCAATTTAATCAATAATTTTGGTCAAATTTCAAAAAATTATCAAAACTATATTTATATGTCTGTTTTAGTTAATGTTTTGTCTCAACTTTTAGAATACGGTCAAAAAAAGAACTTAATTTATAATGCTTTTAAAACTGTTATTATTAATATCAATAATAATCATCAAGCATTTATCAATTATGTAATGTTTTTACTTTATTATGTTCAAAATAGTGAATATAAAATGCGTCTTGATCGTTGTTCTAGATGCAAAAAAAATGATCAAAAAATGGTACGATTTGAATATAGTGATAAAACATTGATTTGTAAACGATGTTTGTGACCAGAAGAAACTATTCAAACTGAAAGTTTTGTAGATATTTTTTACATACAAAGTAAATTAGGGTTTTTAAAAATGCTTGAATTTAATTATCACTTTGATGATTTAATTGCTTTACATATTTTTTTAATTGATTATTTAAACAATGATTTAGGAGTTTTTATTGTTAACCTCGATTATTTAAAAAAATCAGCTTTAATGAAGTTAAATGATAATAAAATGTTAAAATATAAATAA
- the era gene encoding GTPase Era, whose amino-acid sequence MENIKSGFIGIIGRPNVGKSTLLNTLLEKKVAIVTNKAQTTRNRINGILTKPDCQYVFVDTPGVHKAQNELDRYMNKVALQATKGVDVILFLAPSDEYIGDNDRFILNSLKERDVPVFLIITKCDAVKPEILDQKIREWKQLEHDFLDVISISSTHNLNLDVLLEKIKEQLPETGFKFYPDEQYTDQPERFLIREVIREEILLQTEQEVPHSVAILIDKFEEKKDIIRVIASIVCERSSQKGIIIGNKGTKIKQIGIETRKKLEAIFSKQFYLELFVKTKEKWRQSASLIKQLGYDKDSY is encoded by the coding sequence TTGGAAAATATTAAATCTGGATTTATTGGCATAATTGGAAGACCAAATGTTGGTAAATCAACTTTATTAAATACCTTATTAGAAAAAAAAGTGGCAATAGTGACAAACAAAGCCCAAACTACAAGAAACCGTATTAATGGAATTTTGACAAAACCAGATTGTCAATATGTTTTTGTTGATACTCCAGGAGTTCACAAAGCTCAAAATGAATTAGATCGCTACATGAATAAAGTTGCTTTACAAGCAACTAAAGGAGTTGATGTAATTTTATTTTTAGCTCCAAGTGATGAATATATTGGTGACAATGATCGCTTCATTTTAAATTCATTAAAAGAAAGAGATGTTCCTGTATTTTTAATTATTACAAAATGTGATGCAGTTAAACCAGAAATATTAGATCAAAAAATCAGAGAATGAAAACAACTTGAACATGATTTTTTAGATGTTATTTCAATTTCATCAACACATAACTTAAATTTAGATGTTTTATTAGAAAAAATTAAAGAACAATTACCTGAAACTGGGTTTAAATTTTATCCAGATGAACAATATACAGACCAACCTGAACGTTTTTTAATTCGTGAAGTGATTCGTGAAGAAATTTTATTACAAACAGAACAAGAAGTTCCTCATAGTGTTGCAATATTAATTGATAAATTTGAAGAAAAAAAAGATATAATTCGTGTTATTGCATCAATTGTTTGTGAAAGATCTAGTCAAAAAGGAATCATTATTGGAAATAAAGGTACTAAAATTAAACAAATTGGAATTGAAACTAGAAAAAAATTAGAAGCTATTTTTTCAAAACAATTTTATTTAGAGTTATTTGTAAAAACTAAAGAAAAATGAAGACAATCAGCTTCATTAATCAAACAACTAGGATACGATAAAGATAGTTATTAA
- the cdd gene encoding cytidine deaminase has product MDLNKIYEELKILKENAYTPYSNFNVSCIIYLKNGKQIKGVNVENAAYNPGICAERAALPQMITQGYNKDDVDVVALYTDSEGFGSPCGTCRQTLIELLYPEQKMLIFNKHEFIGEYTVGYFLPNGFTNNNLTNK; this is encoded by the coding sequence ATGGATTTAAATAAAATTTATGAAGAATTAAAAATTTTAAAAGAAAACGCATACACACCATATTCAAATTTTAATGTCTCATGTATTATTTATTTAAAAAATGGTAAACAAATTAAGGGCGTAAATGTCGAAAATGCAGCCTATAATCCTGGTATTTGTGCGGAGCGTGCTGCTTTACCACAAATGATTACTCAAGGATATAACAAAGATGATGTTGATGTTGTTGCTTTGTATACAGATTCAGAGGGATTTGGTTCTCCATGTGGTACATGCAGACAAACATTAATTGAATTATTATATCCAGAACAAAAAATGCTTATTTTTAATAAGCATGAGTTTATTGGTGAGTATACAGTGGGGTATTTCTTACCAAATGGATTTACAAACAATAATTTAACAAATAAGTAA
- a CDS encoding diacylglycerol kinase family protein — MAEKRNKKTKVGTRVKNKFGNAASGIVTAFKEESTLIVYLVAIVFCIGMGIWLNISLIEWSIVMLTIGILIGFEFVNTSIENFVDLLSFEYNIQAKKIKDICAAASILNAIISVAVGFLIYLDNFIDKIQQLLGN; from the coding sequence ATGGCAGAAAAGAGAAACAAAAAAACTAAAGTTGGTACTAGAGTTAAAAATAAATTTGGAAATGCTGCAAGTGGAATTGTAACTGCTTTCAAAGAAGAATCAACTTTAATTGTTTATTTAGTTGCTATTGTTTTTTGTATTGGGATGGGTATTTGATTAAACATTAGTTTAATTGAATGATCTATTGTTATGTTAACAATTGGAATTTTAATTGGTTTTGAATTTGTAAATACTTCAATTGAAAATTTCGTTGATTTATTGAGTTTTGAATATAATATTCAAGCTAAAAAAATTAAAGATATTTGTGCAGCTGCAAGTATTTTAAATGCTATTATTTCTGTTGCTGTAGGATTTCTTATTTATTTAGATAATTTTATAGACAAAATTCAACAATTATTGGGGAATTAG
- the ybeY gene encoding rRNA maturation RNase YbeY, with product MDELNFFYNDSNENLKQYEKTFSELLNHTKEVLNIEQNLSMSITFIDPEESIAINKQYRNKDYVGDVLSFPIDDPLGIYAQLDFKEIGDIFITYDEALKKAKLYQHTIYEEMCWLFVHGLLHILGYDHETNENDAQIMFGLTDNILNKQNVVYKIV from the coding sequence ATGGATGAATTAAATTTTTTTTACAATGATAGCAATGAAAACTTAAAGCAATATGAAAAAACTTTTAGTGAGTTATTAAATCATACAAAAGAAGTTTTAAATATTGAACAAAATTTAAGTATGTCAATTACTTTTATTGACCCTGAAGAATCAATTGCTATTAATAAGCAATATCGTAATAAAGATTATGTTGGAGATGTTCTTTCATTTCCAATTGATGATCCATTAGGAATTTATGCACAATTAGATTTTAAAGAAATTGGAGATATCTTTATTACCTATGATGAAGCTTTAAAAAAAGCAAAGTTATATCAACACACAATATATGAAGAAATGTGTTGATTATTTGTCCATGGTTTATTGCATATTTTAGGATATGATCATGAAACTAATGAAAATGATGCCCAAATTATGTTTGGTTTAACAGATAATATATTAAATAAGCAAAATGTTGTTTATAAAATAGTATAA